GTCGTAATAAATCATCAATGTGATCGTTTATGACAACCAAACAATTTTTCAGCAACTGGCCTTTTTTGGTCAACGTCAAATTACCACCCTGGTTCTGGAATAATTTAACTTCCAAATCCGTTTCGAGATATTGGATATGCTGCGTGACTGCTGGTTTGGACAAGCAAAGTTCTTGAGCAGTCGTTGCATAATCTAAGCAATCAGCTAAAACCAGGAAAGTTTGGTAATGATAATCAATCATGAAATCACCCTTTCGTTTCTTATTGATGACTTACCGGCAAACCAAATCTGAAATCGCCTCAAAATGCGTTATTTCGGAAGTGTTTTTACTGAATAGAGGGATAAAGCGTCCTCAAAACACCCTTTTGTCTGAATCAATGGAAATATTTCTTACTTTACTTTACCTAAAGTCAAATAGTAAAGATAAAAGCGCGCGAAAACATCGGAAAGGCTGGCACCTTCCAAATCCATCTCTTTCATGAAATCAGACAATTCTTCTTTACTGACGATCAGATTAGCCAGTTTATAATAATCCCCCAAAGGATAGACATAAATGATGTTTTCCGGTGTCTTCCGTCCGAAGGGATGAAAGAGATTCTTAATCGCGGTTTGGTAGAAGGGATTGTTCTTCCCGGTGCTGAAATTTCTTGCAGCCATTTCCTTGAAATCCGCTAAATGGATCGGAATACTGGCATTTTTCCTGAAAAGAAAAAGATCTCCAGACCCGCTCACCATAGCTTTCTCCAACAGATCTTTTATGGCTGCCTGGTAGCCTGCTTGATAGTCGTAGGTTGTCTGTTCGGTGGATTCGGTGCTTGCAGCTGTTTCTTTTTTCCTTGTGATAAATTCATCGAGGTCGGATTGCGCCACCTGATAGCCTTCTTTCCGAGTCTTTTGTACAGCTGGCAAGTCTCCTTGACGAATCCAACGCAATACAACTTGTCTAGAACTCG
The window above is part of the uncultured Trichococcus sp. genome. Proteins encoded here:
- a CDS encoding helix-turn-helix domain-containing protein, with translation MLNVSEVLHILEKEGLTSSRQVVLRWIRQGDLPAVQKTRKEGYQVAQSDLDEFITRKKETAASTESTEQTTYDYQAGYQAAIKDLLEKAMVSGSGDLFLFRKNASIPIHLADFKEMAARNFSTGKNNPFYQTAIKNLFHPFGRKTPENIIYVYPLGDYYKLANLIVSKEELSDFMKEMDLEGASLSDVFARFYLYYLTLGKVK
- a CDS encoding LysR family transcriptional regulator translates to MIDYHYQTFLVLADCLDYATTAQELCLSKPAVTQHIQYLETDLEVKLFQNQGGNLTLTKKGQLLKNCLVVINDHIDDLLRQLAN